DNA sequence from the Urocitellus parryii isolate mUroPar1 chromosome 12, mUroPar1.hap1, whole genome shotgun sequence genome:
tgtgtccctccaccctcctctgtagcttgtgttggcagcagatcagggaattggggtcagaagtgctcccagtaatataggcaccagcccccagagtgtgttcctagccctttccccacctggcctgacttggtgcttgtgttgatgcatggctgaaaccctacagtcatcagagtgtgtctgcggtccagatccaccctgcatggccaacatgctcagaccttcggctgggtcctaggcctgctacaaccaaactctgtcaactgggtggccaacaacagaggaagggccttccctcaagctccaagggctcaacacacaaggtgttgggcggtctcactgccaaaacacctcacaggttcctaggggactgtccccccaactctcccagcccttgcccactctcctattgctgcccacgatctgtggttcccatatgggcatcccgccctggctccagcctcacatagctggtatccccaagtctccctggtatctgggtccagactctcctcttcctacaagaatatcagatattggatttggtcccagttgatgctgtgttccatcatgtgagctcttagcttcatcactgtgcaaagactcttttcccacacaagttcgcacgacttttggctggcttaagaattttcaggcgacacttttctaatgagtacactttccttccttccgatctccccccagtgagcattcctcgcacccttgtcctagttcctttatggcagtttccctccttatggctgagaggacctagtgacccctggattcacacgttctccttaatcaccaacacactgcagaattctccaaagggccatatatgctcctggaagttggtgttggaaatagttctccatccattaatcactccctcactcactaatgtccttgtgtccttgagaaaggctctccctttcctggttttcctgaatagaaatcctcttgcctcttgggtgaatagggttatgggttgtgcagagggtgttggtccactgagcatcttagagactgtcctttatggagcctaatgatcctcactggggaatgaggccagggtcctaactgtggttagtgtgaggacaccctgggttcagagagggaaagaaggacgagggaaactcagatgtcccttcatggcccctggagttagaggacttacccctttgcacctgggatcaggagacctcatttcctcaaggacacgcacactcagacgttaatcttgagtgtgggttcctttctggggtccagggctgttgttagccaccaggaatgacagtgctctccatgctgagtggagccatttttgccaggaaagagcccgtggtcacgccttgtgcaaagcatcccgcgccaggggctcccatccctacattcctgtcctgaaaggaaaccactcagaggcaaggtgggtccaaccacctcccatgtgttcactcatcactgtgttccagcatcaccccagttaacagtcctgatgggattggatgtggctcagagtgtcaccctcatgagctctaccctgccacagctgcagttctgcagtgggagaaactcaaaacctcaaaacacatgcacatgaaagaaaagagcaagagccagagcccaaacaggccaggtgtggcaaagacagctggagtgcctaggttgggactcagaattatgtcagtggggtggcattgctgctggcaccagcatgataacagagagccagccctgctcattttggggagcagtgtgttggggaaggcagcagaaattgagaggcaggattgagtttggccctaggaggaggttgggtaagaggccagtgtgggttggagggcctgggcagatagagagaggccagggcacaccccaaagcctggagactgcactggatgtccggggttgtgaaacaccctcccctcttactcacaactgagagcaaggggcattgatgagttcagtttgtgtgcggctgcatccaaggtggctcggctaggcacctctgtttccttgactcaggaggctgggagtccaggctccaccgaggctcggctgggaggatcggactctgagtttatgcctgtgttccctgtaggatccatgttggctgagcctcagtgtttttgtaatgagaggatgggtgaccgtcatgtctttatcacaggacacacttgctaaatggatttgtttgctctgaggaggaaagagagaggggggagtggtgctggagacagggatgcagacaggggtcatggacttggcataactcagtcttggaggtgatatcccatcacctgtacccacttcaattcccatgaatccagaggctgagcccccttgaggtgaggggtgaaccggttctgggcagcaggatgctgtggtacctcggagtctctgtgagaccccaacactagacacacttggcccttttgaaatcttaggagaagccttgggaagttgtatggcagaggggagcagcctctgcatctcagtcccctccaacttgccatggtgtagagagggaactgcagccacgatgggacggacattggccatgtccctgtgtgggacacaggcctgattgagttagggtgcattctttgtctctccccttcttgtgattgtcccatctgtacatttgtgctttagccacctgtgagtcccatctctggtttcagagagaatagagggtgttaggggccaatagacacaataaaccctagagattagatgctaccctactttccagaaaagactgggcacaccatgagttgcacaatgatgggaccagggtccaaaagctgctgagagggaaggactggttgtgaatgcatttttgaaggctccaagctggaactctagtggcaccaagcagggcagatgctggtggggatgtttgggtagttgttggtgaacacctgcgcacctgagatgggtaggcatggaggagaaatcggcagcccatagggctgttgaaagtggtcttatgtgaaaagaggctcaggtatgggcacaggaaatgacatcattgccttgacaatggatcaaacagaacatggaaccctggtatccaggcacccacttcactgaccaagccatccgagctcacttggttggagccactggagggagaaggatgttctcctgtggttgcagacaatgccgagcctcaggctcccaggaatctcaggggggccaactagcccttttgtggatacactgggtgaggcttcatcttagacgccagagcctctggcgattgtcgcagaggagctcaagagtaacagtgagtagcacagggcaggtgagcccagcaggccctctagtctgatccctgatgaatggcccaggactcctattctgactctgtgtgtgtgtgtgtgtgtgtgtgtgtgtgtgtgtgtgtgtgtgtgtttgtactgatgggaactgtcccattgtgctttgactctagtgtattggcacaagtcatttttctgtttgtcaccatttccattttgaccccaccattcttggtcccaacccagggtgaaaatgatcagaacacggaggagcccttcagggttcagagccttgaaccttacaggcaggaccagcttaggaatgagctcctgcctgtcatttgtgggaggaacctacatttcagcagcaacatggggttaatctcctgggatttcatccccacccagcaggtgctggatctcttgttcccaaaacagccaccttcttcagtctttactcctggtgccactccacatcctccaaggggacaagaacctcaggttctggatggatgttgtagaatgcccacagagccaactgccaggctgggtggggtgcagttgctgggctttgctgatgttgtcatcccccacagttcttggaaccttctgtggcagtggcatccaggaccccagcagctgtgagtagcagctcctcactgcttcactcgagcgagcaggtggaagacagccgcgttgttcacgtcctcctagagggacagagcctgagggagacaaagcgcatcccggtaagcccgacagcagggctgcctcctgggtgtccacacagtggaaggcaggagacacagccaaccccagggctatggtgggaaataaagaagagagaggtccgtcttaagggcttgacctgaggagggagagcatcagcatgcccagcttcagtggtgagtgggcctgtgtattgtgggttttgcaggccagaagtgcagacggaagtgctgtggacagatgaaggcagagatatgtccagggtgcaggctgcagtgcctagaacttggtattctcaatgagtgaagttggagcagaggaggtggcagtgacttgtcacatgtgtaggaggggatgtgttcctggtggcagggaagagaacctccttagcatgactaggtgtaggaatttggggtcgggatcacctgggggggtcatgccaaagcttcggaaatgttaggctttgcatgtatgtaaatacggagctaaaggggttcttggcagaatttctatggatgtgcagtagacacgctaatgctgcaggtgtccagctgcagaggagacatgttcagtgactgccagtgctgagtcaagtacatcattacaaccagacccgcaccgagcttccagaggccagggcctctcaaagctatcatgaagcactcaagtgcacactcttgtatctgagtctgttttgtgtcgtggcagtcaggacccaaattttcagtgcatctgcctcttccacccacaaaggcagcctgcatcccagatcacacttggtgcgcagatccctggcccattgctctcatctcagtgagatgagagtgtgtctgtgcataggcagtttggtcctttgacatgagtggaatgtggctccccagggggaggggagatggcaggtacaggcagatatttgtaccaggattgttctagtagcacattgcaagaacccaggtggtatacggaggacacactcaggtagcaggataacaagattgtgcccttgtatatgtagctgagatttctcctgaatgtttgaccacagtcttctgggtagctcttctaaaagccattctctgatgacatttgtcccaccctgatccaggtgacctttcaggagacggtgacaagcctcatccgcagggccttggaccaaaatttgttgcagcatgaggatgtggacaactttgagctgctgtatatgatgtctgaggatgagagtaagtaggacaatcagacagtggggagacatgatccacagtgggctcaggataactgacagccaagagaaagtgggccttggccccaaaataccaaagtgtgatgggcctggcggagactctcaggggttgtgggtgttttgtggtataatccttgagtgccacctaacaattctctccacttcgctctgcagaaatcaaggtctctgaccacgcactcgtgtgtctgtccatgaatctgggaatacaatatttcattgtgaggaaacgcccccaggtcaagggaaaggaggtaaacacctaccttattcaagctgtgcatgtgctgccattccactccgacctgaggaaataagaagcctcagcacctggacatatttgctggaagcccatagagccaactgacagtctggggtggctttctgtttctgggtttgctgatgttccatcccccacagttctcagaatcaacctgcaagtcctccaggccgctttcccacaagcaggtgggagacacctgcttaattcgtgtccacctagaaacacaaagtccagagatggccaagagtgttctggtaagcctgggagcaggggtgtcccgtggtgcttacacctgggtggggagcagacactggtccaataccatggactactcatgccctcttgaatttggagcttctggatgatcaggaggatagatgggaatcaagaagggagaggtcagtgtgaagggctggagctgagatgagcgagtgcagcagcttgtccactgccatgtctgagggagtctgtgtgtcaggtggcagcatgcagtccagaagggcagggacaggtatgggtgacagatgagaataggacaggaactaggttgcaggttcccttgtatgggatgctgacgtctatggaggaggacagcagtgtgaggttctgcatgttccttgaacaaggagctgagagagtctctctgcagagtcgatatggatgtggagcaagcacactaaatgtccaggtaacccaatgaccacccttgccggatgaggtgccctcctacatcccagccagcactgagcctctggaggccaggagctctcgtggctatctttcagcactcctgtgtgtggtcatgttcctgggtctgtttttggccctggcaatccagaccaaagcctctaggttttgtgcctaggccattcccaatgccgcctgcatcctcgggcagacctgggatcttggaggctattgtcccattcctcccaacttgtgggatgagattgcatctgtatgcaggtagtggggtcctttcactccgagaggagtgcagctccacaaagagcaatggcaggcccaggaagtcctatgtacacggattgggctagtagcctgtgggaagagcccacacgatgagcaggaggtcagcctcgggtagtagggtcatggatgttgcccttgtatttagagtggaggtgcctccagaatgcccctgcccactgtccttgagtagtcacttcaaggcccatttcctgaaggcctgtctcccatgctgctccaggtgacctgccaggatagggctcctgtcgtcatccgcagcgccctcgacctacacttccttactgaggagaatccagaggattatgagctgggccaaatcatctctcgccgtcagagtaagtgagacaatcagatagcagagagcaagggtcaggatgtggactcaggtcaactcttagcaacaaagagtagtctctgacccccaagaacactccaacaggtgtgttgggttcgtgcacaaagccaactgcacttctgctggtggaaggtcttgaggtccaatagtataccccagtggatgttgcggctccccaccaggtgccctcccctggacatgaacaggcatccaaagctgacatctttgaggagtgaggaggaaagcctctctccaggagcagtatgttttcatggtctgggataggagtggtttcaaaggaacatgggaatgcatgggctaaagagggaactggcattttgtggactgaagcagtactattgaaagccttctgtgtgaccagaaaaccactgcctgggcagagcattgccaggattctagcaagcagtaacaggatgaaattgggaagaaaacacagcctgggagacagcctgaatcatctgtttttgcataaattccatggtcttacgcacccgagtccactaggcaaggagtgatcacaatagccaggttgtgatccctaactaaagtcagatgagggcttcctgagcacttagccacagagctcatctgataataatgccagcgcttttttgttggttggttggttggtttttgtgagccaaacaccacagcagccattatcccagcctatgtaccctgaagaccaccatccctatgagttctaggatcacttgtctcctatcttaacctactgttaggttagtagagtctatggaagaggaagtctgtctggggccttggtagcctaagaaattcatagcagagatctccacatccaacccagaagggatggagaacaggctctaggttagaggagggcgacaggaaacacatgttcagaggaaggagaagcggctgttgtattcccccactcggggtcatggcaccactgggccatacaccatgttggagggaagcagtccctttgctggtctttggaaccattgttctcagtagggcagtatttggaatgtggcctccattctcagaagcctggtccacatggaggcgggctccaccaacgcagaagcatggctctaacgtggtatccgtgctggtcagcctgtcctcactgtggccatacttgaggaaaataactcagaggaggaatcctaggccttttctccgggtttcatagctttctctttggttgtgcactgaggctgtccataaagctctagtgtgtggcagtggagagctcctcagcccttgccacaaaggcatagactgggagagagagaacgaggctggcagagagggagagagagaaagatggagagggaggacctctacttggagaatgaggattcagtggagccaacaggaacaaggtactgttgcccagggcacaaccctgtttaggtcttcctccaaccatgctcaacctttcttccagtccctcccaccccccagtagtgtattcatcttgaatgagaatttcatgttgacatcagagcactcaccatccaatgcttccctccaaacccacctatgaagatggctcatgtggggactgaatcttcggcacaggagccttttgtgggagatttcagatgcaaaccctagtggtgtgctttggcagatgcaagaggacctgagatattctggagtccaaagccttcggtaggaacagacattaggtctgttgaagtgctctgcctagttcttcctcagggaggactgtggaggctgtctttgttggtattggtgctgaattggagagctctcaggtgtgtggctctggccttttctggcacaggctctcagatgttggcgtgtcctagggagcacctcctgagtgccaccttctttttgtacacccctctctccccagagctgaggattccagcagaggccaacgtattttatgccaagaatcctcacaaaaaatccaactttgtgctgaggaaaaggagcctctcccaaaagaatgatgggtggatccagcctcaacctccctctcgtcctggaaagaaggctcctgccctcctgaggatgcttgcaaaaccattctgctgctgtgtgcctgggcggggctgaggcagcccaggaatatttacattgattactattttcttcaaagtttgaatctatagtttgccattgtccttgaccttgtttagtaacacagttgttactctatcctgtatttgttgtttccattaatatattattattttaaaatatatatgtttttgttacctgatctactgtgatgatttgagtatactaaatgtagcagtgattcctaaaggacacatccaaaccaacaggaaggaatgtttcattctatcagcaagaactttggtttttaggagtttggcagatggcgttatctgagtcagttttccagtgggggcaatgaagtatcagctatgatggtacaaacacaaacaaagacacacaaacacacacaagagcacacacactcactgagagatagatagacagatggagttggtctctgctgaaatactttggagacacggttctgatttctccccttttggagtattttcaattgcacaaggtgtcttgcaaatgaacccatgtctgaggaagacatgcatgtgtacttcacatgccacttttcacatagcaggaaggtcatgtcatgtaatatttttcatgcagctgtcttttgactgtgaaccatcccatgaggtcagctgtggaattttcaacttgtagcatcacaatggggatccactctttggatttggggatatttccgattttcttgattcagattggaatgatatatatattagtttttgatgaaaattctgcatttgatggtaatgaatgtcgtgcatctaggaatctgtagagtgcagacaatgaatggatgcctcctgttgtctggactggtctgaaaagtcctgtagcatctgagcatgtgtgagggctgtacaggtcttgcaaaaagtccaggtcagatgatcctgcacaaagctgaactcctagtggtctccacaacagtgtaagggccaaggagaaacacacttccacacagaagttgggaagctaccttatgaaggtgatcatagatacgggattattaatatatccaggttggcatctattatttttttagcttttgactttcgcagctgtgggcatcttgacaaccatcaactccctgtaagcacagacaactctataagaacctgaggataaatttccctgtgcatgtccccttgtgaaactgcttaagcaccgcctggtttacacacaggtggaatttctaggtcaaagtgtgcatgtttacttctttgactaagcactgccaggtggctcttctgcatagctctacctgtggccaggattgtattatctagctttctaacttttgcatgttgagtagatacatagtgggagcacactgtttttgttggtatttttcttgg
Encoded proteins:
- the LOC144249598 gene encoding ral guanine nucleotide dissociation stimulator-like, whose translation is MAKSVLVTCQDRAPVVIRSALDLHFLTEENPEDYELGQIISRRQKLRIPAEANVFYAKNPHKKSNFVLRKRSLSQKNDGWIQPQPPSRPGKKAPALLRMLAKPFCCCVPGRG